TCAACCGGCTCGGCACGCGCGAGCCGCATATCTACGGTACCGCCACGCTCGCGGACATCGAAAGGATGTGCCGTGCGGAAGCCGGCGATCGGGCGATCGTATTTCGCCAAACCAACAGCGAGACGCAGCTGATCGAGTGGGTGCATGAGGCGATCGACGAGGGTGCGGGAATCATCATCAACCCGGCCGCCTATACCTTCACCTCGCTGGCGCTGCTCGACGCGCTGAAGATGGTGGCCGGTCCGATCATCGAGCTGCACATCTCGAACATTCACAAGCGTGAAGCCCATTATCACAATTCCTATGTGTCGAAGGTCGCGACCGCGATCATCGCCGGGCTCGGCGCCAAGGGTTATTCGATCGCCGTGCGGGCCATGCTCGGTCTGCTTCAATGATCACAGGCTCGTCGCGGCGGTGAGGCTCGCTCCGAGCAAAGGCGGTCGAGCCGCACCAAGCCTGAAAGCTTGTCCGAGATCGGACGATCACGGAGCTGAGCGGCGTGGAAGGCGCGTTGTCGGACAAGTATGACGTCGTGGTGCTGGGCTCCGGCGCCGCCGGGCTGACCGCGGCCTTGATTGCGGCGATCGACGGGCTTCGTCCGATCGTCATCGAGAAGTCGCCCTGGATCGGAGGGACGACGGCGATCTCGGCGGGTTCTGTTTGGGTGCCGGGGACGCATCTGGCACCAGGGGCGGAGGCCAGCCCCGAAGACGCAAGTCGCTACCTCGACGCAATCGTCGGGAATCATTCTCCGGACGCGCTGAGGCGGGCATTCCTCTCGCAGGGTCCCAGGGCAATCCGGCTGCTCGAGGACGTGACGCACGTCACGTTCCGACCTTACGCGTACCATCCCGACTACTATCCGGACGCCCCAGGGGCGACGCTGCGCGGGCGGGTGCTGGAGCCGGTCCCATTCGACGGACGCGTGCTCGGTCGGGATTTCGCGCGCCTGCGGCCGCCGCTTCGCGAGTTCATGCTCTTCGGAGGCATGATGGTCGATGCCTGGGGCCGATCGGAGCGCCGCCTTATTGCGCGATCCGCGTCTATCCCGGAGACATCGGCGCCAGTCTCGGCCTCATCACCGACGCGAACGCGCGCGTCCTCAATGAATCGGGCGCCCCGATCGAGGGCCTCTATGCGTGCGGAAACGACATGAGCTCGGTGATGGGGGGCACCTATCCGGCGCCTGGCGTGACGCTCGGTCCGGCGATCACGTTTGGCTTCATCGCGGCGCGCGAGGCAACGCGGCTGATCCGGTCGACTGCGTCCGACGAGTGCACCGGGCTGGGCTGACTCGATATCCCCCGGGCCGGATCGCCGGCGGGGCAAAGGATTCCCCCTCGGATTGACATGTACGAACTGTTTCGTACATCATTTCGAGCAACGAAGTCCGCTGGCCATTGCGGACCGGCACACGGGGGTAAGGGAGGATACGATGGGATCTCTGCTGAATCGTCGCGCCGTGCTCATGGGCGCTACCGGCCTACTGGCCGCGGCGGCAGCGCCGAGGGCCGGGGCCGCCGACAAGATCGTGCTCAAGCATGCCGATACCATCTCCGAGCAGGACCTT
This genomic window from Pseudomonadota bacterium contains:
- a CDS encoding 3-dehydroquinate dehydratase, with the protein product MTKPIYILNGPNLNRLGTREPHIYGTATLADIERMCRAEAGDRAIVFRQTNSETQLIEWVHEAIDEGAGIIINPAAYTFTSLALLDALKMVAGPIIELHISNIHKREAHYHNSYVSKVATAIIAGLGAKGYSIAVRAMLGLLQ